ACCCGATCATTATTGCGATACCCCGGCAAAAGCTCTGCTTTTGCCGGGGTTTTTTGTAATCAGCCCTCATGAGAGCCACACACTTTGGGATGATGCGCAGTCGCAAGACGATGCTCTGGCTCCCCCACTTCTGCTAGAGCGTTCTGCTTTTTGAAATACTCCTTGTTTCAACGTATCATTCTGGCGAAAAACGTGGTTTTCGCCAGAATCCACGCCACGTTGCGGCGCGCTGCACGTTCGTGCAGCGTTAGAGCATTTACCTTTTTCAAAGTTAACATGCTCTAAAACAAGAGTTTTAGGGGGTGGGGGCGTGGGGGAGGAGACCCTTTTGCAAAAGGGTCCCTCCCCCACAAAGCATTCCCCTCCCCCTCCACAAAACATTCCCTCTCCCACGACGAACAAAAGGCGGCGCAAGCAGAGCTTGCGCCGCCTTTATCTGAGGCCCGGCCAAAAGAGATACAAAGCGTATAAAAGACTCTACAAGGCCGGAACAAATACCAGGCTTACGGATGGCACTTGGACTTGGCGCAAGCGGTCAGGTCTTTCTTGAGATCGGGCTTTTCGGCCACGGTCTTGGTGTGACATTCCATGCAGTTGGTGTGCTTGAGTCCGGTCTTGGTATGGATCACGTAGTACAGGCTCTTCTCGCCCTTTTTGCCGGTCAGGTCATCGTGGCAGCCAGCGTTGCTGCACTTGGCGAAGCTTTCCTTCCCGTCAACAGGGTGGTGACAGGTCACGCATTCCACCTTGGAATGAGGAGCGTGGGGAAACATGACGGTCTTCTGAGAGCCTTTGATCTCCAGCGGTTTATCAGGCACAGCGGGAGCGGCCCAAGCGCTTACAGCGAAGAGCAGGGCCAACATACAGGTAAGAGCAAGGGATTTTTTCACGACAGTCCTCCATGGTAAAAAAAACGACACTTGAGAATTGTTGCGAGCTTACGGCCAGCATGGCGGCGTGTCAATGGGCACCGTGGAATACATTTTCAAGTTATTTGTCCGCTCCTGGCTGCCTTTTGCGTGCATATCCCCGTGGTGTGAGCATATATGACTCAATCGATCTGCTTTCACTGTTGCCGATAATCAGCAGTGAAAGCATATCCACCTGTGCTGCATCAAAGCTGTCCAGCCTGTGCACGCTTACGCTCTGTTCCGGACGGTAAGCCTGACGCACCAGGCCCACAGGGCACTGCGGCTCACGAAAACGGCGGGCCAGGGCCAGGGCGGCGTCCAGATGGCCGGGGCGGCCCTTGGACCGGGGATTATAGATGACGCAGACAAAATCAGCCTCAAGGGCAGCGGAAAGTCTTTTGACAATGGTTTCCCACGGCGTGAGCAGATCACTCAGGCTGATGCAGGCGAAATCGTGCGTCAGGGGAGCGCCCAGCAGGGCCGCTGCAGCGCATACGGCAGGCACCCCCGGCACGACGCCGAAGGGAACGACGCCCACGAGGTTTCGGGATTCCAG
This DNA window, taken from Desulfovibrio sp. 86, encodes the following:
- a CDS encoding cytochrome c3 family protein, whose amino-acid sequence is MKKSLALTCMLALLFAVSAWAAPAVPDKPLEIKGSQKTVMFPHAPHSKVECVTCHHPVDGKESFAKCSNAGCHDDLTGKKGEKSLYYVIHTKTGLKHTNCMECHTKTVAEKPDLKKDLTACAKSKCHP
- the cobJ gene encoding precorrin-3B C(17)-methyltransferase → MTQAASLHVVGLGPGHADCLTPQARAVLEQAQCVAGYHLYMDLVPPELLEGKQRISTGMRHEIERCEAAVDAALAGQATALVCSGDPGIYALAGLALEVLESRNLVGVVPFGVVPGVPAVCAAAALLGAPLTHDFACISLSDLLTPWETIVKRLSAALEADFVCVIYNPRSKGRPGHLDAALALARRFREPQCPVGLVRQAYRPEQSVSVHRLDSFDAAQVDMLSLLIIGNSESRSIESYMLTPRGYARKRQPGADK